Proteins co-encoded in one Lynx canadensis isolate LIC74 chromosome C1, mLynCan4.pri.v2, whole genome shotgun sequence genomic window:
- the RCC2 gene encoding protein RCC2 has product MPRKKAAAAAAWEEPSSGNGTARAGPRKRGGPAGRKRERPERCSSSSGGGSSGDEDGLELDGAPGGGKRAARPAAAKAGGAAVIITEPEHTKERVKLEGSKCKGQLLIFGATNWDLIGRKEVPKQQAAYRNLGQNLWGPHRYGCLSGVRVRTVVSGSCAAHSLLITTEGTLWSWGRNEKGQLGHGDTKRVEAPKLIEGLSHEVIVSAACGRNHTLALTETGSVFAFGENKMGQLGLGNQTDAVPSPAQIMYNGQPITKMACGAEFSMIMDCKGNLYSFGCPEYGQLGHNSDGKFIARAQRIEYDCELVPRRVAIFIEKTKDGQILPVPNVVVRDVACGANHTLVLDSQKRVFSWGFGGYGRLGHAEQKDEMVPRLVKLFDFPGRGAAQIYAGYTCSFAVSEVGGLFFWGATNTSRESTMYPKAVQDLCGWRIRSLACGKSSIIVAADESTISWGPSPTFGELGYGDHKPKSSTAAQEVKTLDGIFTEQVAMGYAHSLVIARDESEAEKEKIKKLPEYNPRTL; this is encoded by the exons ATGCCCAGGAagaaggcggcggcggcggcggcctggGAGGAGCCGAGCTCGGGCAACGGCACGGCCCGCGCCGGGCCCAGGAAGCGCGGCGGCCCGGCCGGCAGGAAGCGCGAGCGGCCCGAGcgctgcagcagcagcagcggcggcggcagcagcggcgaCGAGGACGGCCTGGAGCTCGACGGGGCCCCCGGCGGGGGCAAGCGCGCGGCGCGGCCGGCGGCGGCCAAGGCGGGCGGCGCGGCCGTGATCATCACCGAGCCCGAGCACACCAAGGAGCGCGTC AAACTCGAAGGGTCTAAGTGCAAAGGGCAGCTTTTGATTTTTGGGGCAACCAACTGGGACTTGATTGGTCGAAAAGAAGTGCCTAAGCAACAAG CTGCCTACCGCAATCTCGGTCAGAATTTGTGGGGGCCCCATAGATACGGCTGCCTGTCGGGGGTCCGGGTGCGGACTGTGGTGTCGGGTTCGTGTGCTGCCCATAGTCTCCTCATCACCACGGAAGGGACGCTGTGGAGCTGGG GTCGAAACGAGAAGGGGCAGCTGGGCCACGGTGACACCAAGAGGGTTGAGGCCCCCAAACTCATTGAGGGTCTCAGCCACGAAGTGATTGTGTCTGCGGCATGTGGGCGGAACCACACCCTGGCGTTGACGG AAACAGGCTCCGTGTTTGCATTTGGAGAGAATAAGATGGGGCAGCTAGGCCTCGGCAACCAGACAGATGCTGTTCCAAGCCCGGCACAG ATAATGTACAACGGCCAGCCAATTACCAAAATGGCCTGTGGGGCTGAATTCAGTATGATAATGGACTGCAAAGGGAACCTCTATTCCTTTGGGTGCCCTGAATATGGCCAGCTGG GACACAACTCGGACGGGAAGTTCATCGCCAGGGCGCAGCGGATAGAGTATGACTGCGAGCTGGTGCCCCGGCGGGTGGCCATCTTCATCGAGAAGACGAAAGATGGGCAGATTCTGCCAGTCCCAAACGTGGTTGTACGAGATGTGGCCTGTGGCGCTAACCACACG CTGGTCCTGGACTCTCAGAAGCGCGTCTTCTCCTGGGGCTTCGGTGGCTACGGCCGGCTGGGCCACGCGGAACAGAAGGACGAGATGGTGCCGCGCCTGGTGAAGCTGTTCGACTTCCCCGGGCGCGGGGCGGCCCAGATCTACGCCGGCTACACCTGCTCCTTTGCCGTCAGCGAAGTGG GCGGTCTGTTCTTCTGGGGGGCCACCAACACGTCCCGTGAATCCACCATGTACCCGAAGGCCGTGCAGGACCTGTGCGGCTGGAGAATCCGGAGCCTGGCTTGTGG GAAGAGCAGCATCATCGTGGCCGCCGACGAGAGCACCATCAGCTGGGGCCCATCGCCGACCTTCGGGGAGCTG GGCTACGGGGACCACAAGCCTAAGTCCTCCACCGCGGCTCAGGAGGTGAAGACGCTGGACGGCATTTTCACAGAGCAG GTGGCCATGGGCTACGCCCACTCCCTGGTGATAGCACGAGACGAAAGCGAGGCCGAGAAAGAGAAGATCAAGAAGCTGCCAGAGTACAACCCCCGGACCCTCTGA